A section of the Falco rusticolus isolate bFalRus1 chromosome Z, bFalRus1.pri, whole genome shotgun sequence genome encodes:
- the PLIN2 gene encoding perilipin-2 isoform X1 has product MALAAIDPQQNIVSRVANLPLVSSTYDMVSTAYITTKDNHPYLKSVCEIAEKGVKTITSVAVTSAMPIIQKLEPQIVVANNYACIGLDKIEERLPILNQPTDKVVANAKDVVVGAREAVTTTVTGAKETVAHTITGVVGKTKEAMQDSVEMTKSVVNGSINTVLGSRVVQMVSSGMDSALTKSETLVDQYLPLTEAELEKEAAKVEGFEVGVRKPSYYIRLGSLSSKVRTRAYHQALNKVRDAKQKSQEAISQLHHTVSLIEYARKNMNSANQKLLDAQEKLYQSWVEWKKNTGQNDGDDSHSTEYIESRTLAIARTLTQQLQTTCLTLVSSLQGLPQNVQDQVYNVGSMAGDVYQSFRSASSFQELSDSFLTTSKGQLKKMKESLDDVMDYLVNNTPLNWLVPDFTITDLSSESDDIPDILDLDEDDQQDFSRTNGPYSTGQRAE; this is encoded by the exons ATGGCATTGGCAGCAATTGATCCACAGCAG aacattGTATCGAGGGTTGCTAACCTTCCCTTGGTGAGCTCCACCTATGATATGGTGTCCACAGCTTACATCACCACAAAGGATAACCATCCTTATCTGAAATCAGTATGTGAGATAGCAGAGAAAGGAGTGAAGACGATTACTTCAGTAGCCGTGACAAGTGCTATGCCTATCATCCAGAAACTGGAACCGCAAA TTGTAGTTGCCAACAACTATGCGTGCATAGGTCTGGACAAAATTGAAGAGAGACTACCTATTTTGAATCAACCCACTGACAAG GTTGTTGCTAATGCCAAGGATGTAGTTGTGGGAGCTAGAGAAGCTGTAACAACCACTGTGACTGGTGCCAAGGAAACTGTTGCTCACACGATCACTGGAGTTGTGGGCAAGACTAAAGAAGCGATGCAAGACAGCGTAGAAATGACCAAGTCAGTTGTCAATGGCAGCATTAACACTGTCCTGGGAAGTCGTGTGGTGCAGATGGTGAGCAGTGGAATGGACAGTGCTCTCACTAAATCGGAGACCCTTGTTGACCAGTATCTCCCACTTACAGAAGCAGAACTAG agaaagaagctgcaaaagTTGAAGGTTTTGAAGTTGGAGTTCGAAAGCCAAGCTACTACATTAGACTAGGATCCTTGTCTTCAAAGGTTCGCACACGTGCCTACCATCAAGCCTTAAACAAAGTTAGAGATGCTAAACAGAAAAGCCAGGAGGCAATCTCTCAGCTCCACCACACTGTTAGTTTG ATCGAGTATGCCAGAAAGAACATGAATAGTGCCAATCAGAAACTTCTTGATGCTCAGGAAAAGCTTTATCAATCCTGGgtagaatggaagaaaaatacaggccAAAATGATGGTGATGACTCACATAGCACTGAG TACATTGAGTCAAGAACTCTAGCTATTGCCCGGACCCTCACTCAGCAGCTTCAGACCACCTGCCTCACACTGGTTTCAAGCCTACAGGGGCTGCCACAGAATGTGCAGGATCAGGTTTACAATGTTGGGTCAATGGCAGGTGATGTCTACCAGAGCTTTCGGTCAGCATCCTCCTTCCAGGAGTTATCAGACAGCTTTCTCACAACTAGCAAAggacagctgaagaaaatgaaggagtCTCTGGATGATGTGATGGATTATCTTGTTAACAACACACCGCTCAACTGGCTG GTTCCTGATTTCACTATTACAGACCTGTCTTCAGAGTCGGACGATATCCCAGACATTTTGGATTTGGATGAAGATGATCAACAAGACTTTTCACGCACAAATGGCCCTTACAGTACAGGGCAGAGAGCTGAATAG
- the PLIN2 gene encoding perilipin-2 isoform X3 encodes MALAAIDPQQNIVSRVANLPLVSSTYDMVSTAYITTKDNHPYLKSVCEIAEKGVKTITSVAVTSAMPIIQKLEPQIVVANNYACIGLDKIEERLPILNQPTDKVVANAKDVVVGAREAVTTTVTGAKETVAHTITGVVGKTKEAMQDSVEMTKSVVNGSINTVLGSRVVQMVSSGMDSALTKSETLVDQYLPLTEAELEKEAAKVEGFEVGVRKPSYYIRLGSLSSKVRTRAYHQALNKVRDAKQKSQEAISQLHHTVSLYIESRTLAIARTLTQQLQTTCLTLVSSLQGLPQNVQDQVYNVGSMAGDVYQSFRSASSFQELSDSFLTTSKGQLKKMKESLDDVMDYLVNNTPLNWLVPDFTITDLSSESDDIPDILDLDEDDQQDFSRTNGPYSTGQRAE; translated from the exons ATGGCATTGGCAGCAATTGATCCACAGCAG aacattGTATCGAGGGTTGCTAACCTTCCCTTGGTGAGCTCCACCTATGATATGGTGTCCACAGCTTACATCACCACAAAGGATAACCATCCTTATCTGAAATCAGTATGTGAGATAGCAGAGAAAGGAGTGAAGACGATTACTTCAGTAGCCGTGACAAGTGCTATGCCTATCATCCAGAAACTGGAACCGCAAA TTGTAGTTGCCAACAACTATGCGTGCATAGGTCTGGACAAAATTGAAGAGAGACTACCTATTTTGAATCAACCCACTGACAAG GTTGTTGCTAATGCCAAGGATGTAGTTGTGGGAGCTAGAGAAGCTGTAACAACCACTGTGACTGGTGCCAAGGAAACTGTTGCTCACACGATCACTGGAGTTGTGGGCAAGACTAAAGAAGCGATGCAAGACAGCGTAGAAATGACCAAGTCAGTTGTCAATGGCAGCATTAACACTGTCCTGGGAAGTCGTGTGGTGCAGATGGTGAGCAGTGGAATGGACAGTGCTCTCACTAAATCGGAGACCCTTGTTGACCAGTATCTCCCACTTACAGAAGCAGAACTAG agaaagaagctgcaaaagTTGAAGGTTTTGAAGTTGGAGTTCGAAAGCCAAGCTACTACATTAGACTAGGATCCTTGTCTTCAAAGGTTCGCACACGTGCCTACCATCAAGCCTTAAACAAAGTTAGAGATGCTAAACAGAAAAGCCAGGAGGCAATCTCTCAGCTCCACCACACTGTTAGTTTG TACATTGAGTCAAGAACTCTAGCTATTGCCCGGACCCTCACTCAGCAGCTTCAGACCACCTGCCTCACACTGGTTTCAAGCCTACAGGGGCTGCCACAGAATGTGCAGGATCAGGTTTACAATGTTGGGTCAATGGCAGGTGATGTCTACCAGAGCTTTCGGTCAGCATCCTCCTTCCAGGAGTTATCAGACAGCTTTCTCACAACTAGCAAAggacagctgaagaaaatgaaggagtCTCTGGATGATGTGATGGATTATCTTGTTAACAACACACCGCTCAACTGGCTG GTTCCTGATTTCACTATTACAGACCTGTCTTCAGAGTCGGACGATATCCCAGACATTTTGGATTTGGATGAAGATGATCAACAAGACTTTTCACGCACAAATGGCCCTTACAGTACAGGGCAGAGAGCTGAATAG
- the PLIN2 gene encoding perilipin-2 isoform X2, which produces MALAAIDPQQNIVSRVANLPLVSSTYDMVSTAYITTKDNHPYLKSVCEIAEKGVKTITSVAVTSAMPIIQKLEPQIVVANNYACIGLDKIEERLPILNQPTDKVVANAKDVVVGAREAVTTTVTGAKETVAHTITGVVGKTKEAMQDSVEMTKSVVNGSINTVLGSRVVQMVSSGMDSALTKSETLVDQYLPLTEAELEKEAAKVEGFEVGVRKPSYYIRLGSLSSKVRTRAYHQALNKVRDAKQKSQEAISQLHHTVSLIEYARKNMNSANQKLLDAQEKLYQSWVEWKKNTGQNDGDDSHSTEYIESRTLAIARTLTQQLQTTCLTLVSSLQGLPQNVQDQVYNVGSMAGDVYQSFRSASSFQELSDSFLTTSKGQLKKMKESLDDVMDYLVNNTPLNWLVGPFYPQLPGLQHAESKGEGEKNSSQKDKQPEHAIE; this is translated from the exons ATGGCATTGGCAGCAATTGATCCACAGCAG aacattGTATCGAGGGTTGCTAACCTTCCCTTGGTGAGCTCCACCTATGATATGGTGTCCACAGCTTACATCACCACAAAGGATAACCATCCTTATCTGAAATCAGTATGTGAGATAGCAGAGAAAGGAGTGAAGACGATTACTTCAGTAGCCGTGACAAGTGCTATGCCTATCATCCAGAAACTGGAACCGCAAA TTGTAGTTGCCAACAACTATGCGTGCATAGGTCTGGACAAAATTGAAGAGAGACTACCTATTTTGAATCAACCCACTGACAAG GTTGTTGCTAATGCCAAGGATGTAGTTGTGGGAGCTAGAGAAGCTGTAACAACCACTGTGACTGGTGCCAAGGAAACTGTTGCTCACACGATCACTGGAGTTGTGGGCAAGACTAAAGAAGCGATGCAAGACAGCGTAGAAATGACCAAGTCAGTTGTCAATGGCAGCATTAACACTGTCCTGGGAAGTCGTGTGGTGCAGATGGTGAGCAGTGGAATGGACAGTGCTCTCACTAAATCGGAGACCCTTGTTGACCAGTATCTCCCACTTACAGAAGCAGAACTAG agaaagaagctgcaaaagTTGAAGGTTTTGAAGTTGGAGTTCGAAAGCCAAGCTACTACATTAGACTAGGATCCTTGTCTTCAAAGGTTCGCACACGTGCCTACCATCAAGCCTTAAACAAAGTTAGAGATGCTAAACAGAAAAGCCAGGAGGCAATCTCTCAGCTCCACCACACTGTTAGTTTG ATCGAGTATGCCAGAAAGAACATGAATAGTGCCAATCAGAAACTTCTTGATGCTCAGGAAAAGCTTTATCAATCCTGGgtagaatggaagaaaaatacaggccAAAATGATGGTGATGACTCACATAGCACTGAG TACATTGAGTCAAGAACTCTAGCTATTGCCCGGACCCTCACTCAGCAGCTTCAGACCACCTGCCTCACACTGGTTTCAAGCCTACAGGGGCTGCCACAGAATGTGCAGGATCAGGTTTACAATGTTGGGTCAATGGCAGGTGATGTCTACCAGAGCTTTCGGTCAGCATCCTCCTTCCAGGAGTTATCAGACAGCTTTCTCACAACTAGCAAAggacagctgaagaaaatgaaggagtCTCTGGATGATGTGATGGATTATCTTGTTAACAACACACCGCTCAACTGGCTGGTAGGTCCCTTTTACCCACAACTGCCTGGCCTTCAGCATGCTGAGAGCAAAggtgaaggggagaaaaattcCAGCCAGAAAGACAAACAGCCTGAACACGCTATTGAATAA